TAATCAGGTTAATATCTTCATGTTGTTCTGCACGAATGGCTGATTTAGGCTCTTGCGTAATGGGCGGATAATGAATGCAACGAATAATAGAATTGCCATTATGTACATATTGGTCAAAATAATGTTCTCCTAATCCTAAATACAACGCAATAGCTGAAAGCAGGGCCTTCCCACTTTTTTCAAAATGACGAAAAGCCTGATATAGCGTGGGGCTCAACTGTGGTACTTCATCAACAGAAATATTTGGTGGGTAATCTTCTACAGGCATATTTTCTCCTTCAACCGTTTGCCCATACTGAAAAAACTCTTTCAAGTCAGGTGCATCAAATCCTTTGGCGTGCTCTTGCCCGAAAGAAGTGTAACCACGTTGACCGGCCAATTCCGCTTGTTGATAAGCTGTTTTTCCATTTATCGGAAGGCTAAAGAAAGTCTTTACATATTTATATAAATCATCTATTAATGATTGTGGTATGCCATGATTTTTCACCGCAACAAAACCTACCTCTTCATATGCATTACCTAATTTTTGTACAAATAAATTGCGCTGATTAGGTTCTGCCCCAAGAAATTCTGATAAATCAACAACGGGTATTGCCATTTTCCTTCTATTTTAATTTTATAAATACATTTGTAGATAACATATAAAGAAACAAAAAAGTATTCACTTTTCAAAAGAAGTTTTTGTTAATGAACCATTCTTATTTTGTAAATTAACCTTTATTTTTACTAAGTTTTTAACAGCTTGCAATTACAATTAAATTACATTTGCCCATTAACAAAATAAAGCCATCGCATGGCAAAGGAAAATTATTAAGAATGAGGAAATATTTTATTGCTACTATTCTCGCATTTCTCGCTATCAGCACTGTAAACGCTCAGGCGACAGATACAACTACCGTTGCCGGAAAAGATTCACTTGGCTTGGCTCAATCCAAAAACATTCAAGCTAAAAAGAAAAATCAATTTGGCAATGTTGATTTAAGTCATCGTGCAGGAGATCATTTTATGTTCCAATTCGGAGGCTTGGGTTGGCCGGGAGCAAATGGAGATTATGCAACAAAAGGATTTAGTCGCGAGTTCAACGCCGCCTTTATGTTAGATAAACCTTTTAAAACAAATCCGCATTATAGTTTAGGATTTGGTATTGGCTATAGTAGCTCTAATGCTTTTTTTAATAAGAAGAATGTTGACATTACTGCAATTACGACTACACTTCCTGTGAGCACAACTTCCAATGTATTTAAAAAATATAAAGTGGTTTTAACTTATGTTGAAATTCCGCTGGAACTTCGCTACAGTGCCAATATAGAAAATCCATCTAAAGGATTTAGGTTTGCATTGGGCTTAAAAGGAGGTCTTCTTTTAAATGCGCACAGCAAAGGTAAAAATGAGTTAGATGCAACCGGTGCAACCGTTAAAGGCCCTGCATATATACAAAAAGAATATAGCAAAAGGTTCTTCAATACGACAAGAGTTGATGGCACAATGCGCATAAGCTATGGTCTGCTTTCACTATTTGGGACTTACCAATTAACACCATTATTAAAATCAGGCTCAGGTCCTGTTATACATCCTTATTCTATTGGATTGGGAATTAGCATAATGTAATATTAAGCAGTAAACTTCTTAAATAAAATAGGTCGGGTGTGCGCCCGACTTTTTCTATTATAGCCTTGCATCTTTATTTCAACAAAACAACTTATCTTATCTTTGTAAAAATTAAAAATTTTGATAGATAAACAAAATAGGATTAAAGAAGAAGAGACCGCCGTGTTGGTAGGTGTGATTCAAGAAGGGCAAACAGAGACCGAACTTACTGAGTATTTGGACGAATTATCTTTTTTGGCAGAGACTGCAGGCGCGACAACCGTTAAACGTTTTCAACAGAAACTAATCCAGCCCGACAGCAGAACTTTCGTTGGTAAAGGAAAGTTAGAAGAAATAGCGAATTATATAAAAAATAAAAATATCGACTTGCTAATTTTTGACGACGAGTTAACTGGCTCTCAAATCAAAAATATTCAGGAAGTAGTAAAAATAAAAACCATCGACAGGAGTGATTTAATTCTAGATATTTTTGCGCGTCGCGCACGCACCGCACAAGCAAAAGTACAGGTGGAGTTAGCACAATATCAATATATACTTCCACGCTTACGAGGTATGTGGTCCCACTTAGAAAGACAAGGTGCAGGTATCGGTTCGCGTGGACCGGGTGAAACCGAAATAGAAACGGATCGCCGTATTGTAAAAGACAAGATTTCATTGCTACGCAAACGACTTAAAGAAATAGATAAACAATCATTTACGCAACGTAAAGAACGAGGCGAATTTATACGTGTTTCGCTGGTAGGGTATACAAACGTGGGCAAAAGCACCATAATGAATATCCTTAGCAAAAGTGACGTATTTGCAGAGAATAAATTGTTTGCCACATTAGACACAACAACCAGAAAACTGGTCTATGAAAACACTCCATTTCTTTTGAGTGATACAGTTGGTTTTATCCGAAAACTGCCACATCATTTGGTAGAAAGTTTCAAAAGCACTTTGGATGAAGTACGTGAAGCTGATATTTTAATTCATGTAGTAGATATTTCGCATGAACAACACGAAGATCAGTTAGGTATTGTAAATAAAATATTGCAAGAGATTGGGGTAGTAGATAAGCCGGTAATCACGGTTTTCAATAAAATGGATCTGTATGCCGAACGCAATTTTGATGAATGGTTGCAGGAAGATATTAAACTTCAAATATTGAAAGAGCTTAATGATAAATGGCATAATATCACCGAAGGCAATAGCATTTTTATTTCTGCAAAAGAAAAGCAGAATATTGATGAATTACGCAATTTTATTTTAACCCGTGTACGCGAAATGTACACGATTCGTTACCCTTATAAAACACAATATTTTTAATCGTACGTTTTGCATGTATGATAATACGATATGTTTTATTAGTTTTTGACGTCATTCTCGCATATTTGGGAAGCTCTTAAATATTTAATCAACAATGCCCTTTTATAAAATTGCCGAAACTATTGCTGATATTGCCTTCAATAAGAATAATTTATGTAATGCGACTTTTGGCGGAAAACAAATTACATTGGCAAAGAAAGAAACCCAATTATATGCCTTTGCTGAAAAATGCCCACATGCAGGCAGTTTATTATCTGAAGGCCATTTGGATGCAAAAGGGTGTATCGTTTGTCCATTACATGGTTATCGCTTTGCGCTACAAAATGGCAGAAATATAAGCGGGGAAGGCTATCAATTAAAAATATTTCCTACAGAAAAAAGAGAAGATGGTTGTTGGTATATAGAAATATGAAAAACCTGAAACACTTATTAGATAGTTCCAGGTTTTTTATATTATACTCGAAGAAACTTAATTAATCAACAAAGGCATCATTAACAGCAATAAATCTTCGTTATCCTCCTGTTCAATTGGCTTTATCAACCCTGCTTTTGAAGGAGTAGAAAGTTCTACTTTAACCTCTTCCGTGTCAGCGGCACCGAGCATTTCACTTAAAAATTTTGCATTGAATCCAATCTGAATGGGTTCGCCATTATATTGGCAGGTTAAGCGCTCATTTCCTTCAAAGTTAAAATCAACATCTTGTGCGTTCAATAGTAATTCACTGCCAGAAATAGAGAGTACAACCAAGTTGGTACTTTTGTTTGCGAATACATTCAAACGACGAAGCCCGCCCGCAAATGCGGCTTTATTCAAAGTCATCACATACGGGTTAGAAGCAGGAATGACTACTTTATAATCTGGAAAACGAGCATCAATCAAACGACAGATAAGAGAAGTATTTTCATGTTTCACAAACAGGTGATTGGCAGTATGACTTATCGTTAATATGTCTTCATTATCTGGCAATACATTTCTTAGAACATTCAGTGGTTTTCGCGGAACAATAAAACTACCCGCTTCTCCGGGTGTTACGTCTGTACGTTTATATTTTACCAGGCGATGCGCATCTGTCGCAACAAATTGGATTTCCTTTTCACTCAGTTCAAAAAATACGCCTGTCATGGCGGGACGTAAATCATCACTGCTCACCGCAAAAAGAGTTTTGTTGATGGCGGTTAATAACGCAGAGCTTGGTATCGTAAAACTTTTAGAGGCCTCATCCGAAGGGTCTTTGGGGAAGTTCTCCGGATTTTCTCCCATAATTTTATACTTACCATTCTCACTGGTAATCTCAATAGCAAAGCTTTCGTCAATGCTAAAAGTTAAAGGTTGATCGGGTAGGGCTTTCAGTGTGTCCAGCAATATTTTTGCAGGCACACAAAACCGATCATTTTCATTGCTTTCTATATTAATTTGAATGCGCATTACTGTCTCCAAATCGGTGGCAACAACAGTGAGTTTTTTTTCATTAATCTCAAACAGAAAATCTTCTAACACAGGCAATACAGTATTACTGCTAATAACGCCACTAATTTGTTGCAATTGTTTAAGTAAGGTCGAAGAAGAAACAATAAATTTCATCTGGGTAGTTTTTATTTATTTTAATTTTCAAACGGAACGTTTTCTTTTATTCCAACAAATCTTGAACTGCAATTTTACTAATTAGAAACGAAACAAGAAAAATTATTAACTAACATTGTTTATAACTTCGTTTTCTTTTCTTTTTTCTGAAAGCTTTAATTTCGCATTATCATCAAATTATAACCCTTTATTCCCTTGAAAATACAAAAACTTACACCTTCTCAAGCATTACAAAAAATAAAAATTTTCTGTGCTTATCAGGAAAGGAGCCATCAAGAAGTAAAAGATAAACTTTATGGCTTTGGGTTATACAGAATGGAAGTAGAAAATATTTTGGCGGAATTAATTTCAGAAAATTATTTAAATGAAGAGCGTTTCGCGAAAATGTTTGCTGGCGGAAAATATCGAATGAAGCAATGGGGTCGTATAAAAATTATAAACGAACTGAAATTAAAAAGAGTAAGTCCTTACAATATAAATATTGCAGTACATGAAATTGATGAAAACGATTATTTACAAACTTTAGAAAAGCTGGCCTTAAAAAAGTGGCAAAGCCTGAAAGCTGATCAATACATTCTGCGGGAAGTCAAAACCACTAAATATCTGATGCAAAAGGGCTTTGAAGTAAATTTGATAAAAACAGCTTTACAAAAAATACGAAGTAAAGAATAATTTCTACAAGAAGCCATTTTCGAGTATTTCAAAAGCTTTTACACAAACATTGTTGATTGAGTCTTTCAATTGCCAATGCTGCTTATTTCGCTCTCCAACATAATTAGAAATACCGCGGATCTGCAAAAACGGAATTTGATATTGAAGGCCACAGTAATGCAATGCAGCACCCTCCATCGTTTCAATGCAACATTGATACTTAGTCTTTAAATTTTCAATTCGATGAGGCTTTGTAGAGATTTCATCAATGGTAACTCCTTTTACCAAGGGCAAATGCAACAAATTGAACTTCTTTAAAAAAGGGTTTTTTAATCCTAGATTTTGAAAAGGGAATTTATTTGATTCACATAAATTTAAATCAAAAATATCTTGCCAATCGCCATTTTCTTCAACACCGCAACTACCCAGAAACTCTTCATTTACAATAACAACATCTCCCAAACCATATTTGGCATCAAAAGTTCCCGCAATCCCCACTTGAATAACTAAATTGGGCTTTTCAACCAACATCATCTTTTGAATTGAAAAAGTGCTTTGCATGATACCCACTCCGGATTCATGAAATTGAATATTTAGCCCGCTATTTTGCATCAACGAGTCTTTTAACGCTTCAACTTCAAATTTAGTGGCAGAGGTAATAATGATTTTCAACTGTTTAATTTTATTCTTTTCAATTGTCAGATGGAAATCGATGATTCACGAACTCCATCTTAAAAATAAAAATATCGTGAGTAATGCTGTTCAATAATCAGCGCTTTAGCTGTATCGCAGACCTATAGGCATTTCATTTAGCAAAAGTAAAAATTAAAAAGTCAAAAATTCACAAATGAGCATTTATAAGTGATAAAACCTTGTCATACTGTCAGCAAAACAGCTTTGGTACTCTCTTTGATTTAGGTGTTTCTACTAATTTTTACTTTTAAATTTTAATTTGAACAATATGGAAAAAGGTCAAATAAGGGTACAAACGGAAAATATCTTTCCAATTATTAAGAAATTCTTATACAGCGAACACGACATTTTTTTACGCGAGTTAATAAGCAACGCAGTAGACGCATCGCAAAAAATAAAGACCCTTTCTTCCATTGGCGAAGCTAAAGGGGAATTGGGTGATTTACGCATTGATGTTTCTTTAGATAAAGAAAATAAAACCTTAACGATTGCCGACCATGGCGTAGGAATGACGGCAGAAGAAGTAGATAAATATTTAAATCAAGTGGCATTTAGCGGGGCCGAAGAATTTTTGAATAAATACAAAGATGCCAGTATTATCGGGCATTTTGGCCTCGGTTTTTATAGTGCATTTATGGTAAGTGACAAAGTGGATGTCTATACCAAAAGCTTTAAAGACGAGCCGTCTACTTTCTGGAGCTGTGACGGAAGCCCTTCTTATGAAATCGGCGAAACCGAAAAACAAGAACGCGGAACAAAAATTGTCTTGCATATCAATAGTGACAGTGAAGAATTTCTAGACGCGGATAAAATTCGAGGCATTTTAGAGAAGTTCTGTAAGTTTTTACCTATCCCCATTTTCTTTGAAGACAAACAAATAAATAACACAGCACCTCTCTGGGTAAAAAAGCCTTCAGAATTAACTGATGAAGATTATAAAAACTTCTACAAGGAATTATATCCATTTGGAGAACCTCCTTTATTTTGGATTCACTTAAATGTAGATTATCCATTTAACCTAACGGGCATTTTATATTTCCCCAAGATCAAACAGAGTTACGAAATACAAAAAGACAAAATACAATTATACAGCAATCAGGTTTTTGTAACTGATGAAGTAAAAGATATTGTTCCCGAATTTTTGATGTTGTTGCATGGCGTTATCGACAGCCCGGATATTCCGTTAAATGTGAGCCGTAGCTATTTACAAGGAGACCCGAATGTCCGTAAAATAAACGCTCATATTACCAAAAAAGTTTCTGATAAATTAGAGGAAATTTTCAAAAATGACCGCAAGTCTTTTGAAGAAAAATGGGAAAGTATTGGTTTGTTTGTGAAATATGGTATGATGACTGAAGACAAATTTCTCGACAAAGCCAATAAGTATTTCTTAATGCAAGATGCGCAGGAAGAAAAACAGTTTTATACCTTGGAGGAATATAAAACAGCTGTTGAAGCGTTGCAAAAGAACAAAGAAGGGAAATATGTCATCTTATATACTACCGATTTGGTACAACAAGATGCATACTTAAAGGCCTGTGCAGAAAAAGGCTATAAAGCCGTTCGATTTGAGACCATTGTGGATGCTGCTTTTGTGAATAATATGGAAATGAAATGGAGTGATGTGCAGTTTACACGCGTCGATGCAGATATAGTAGATAATCTGATTGACAAAAATGAAAGCACAGAAAGTGTTTTAAGTAAAGACGAAGCAGAAAGCCTGAAATCACTGTTTGGCCTGCAAATACCCAATTTAAATGTAACTGTAGAAGTAAAAGGTTTAAGTCCGGAAACTGCACCCGTGCTGGCAACACGCCCCGAATTTATGCGTCGCATGAAAGATATGGGCGCCGTAAGCGGCGGTATGGCTTCCTTCTATGCGACGATGCCCGACGAAGTTACCTTGACCGTAAATGGCAATCACCCCATTTATCAAACATTATTGAAAGAAAAAGACAAAACGCAGCAGGAAAAACAAACCCGTAATCTAGCTGACCTGGCTTTACTTTCACAAGGATTGTTGAAGGGAAGTAACTTGACTGATTTTATCAATAGAAGTGTGGAGTTGATGAGCTAGAAGGTGTTTAACTTGAAAAATAGCCAATTTGAAAATATACAAATTGGCTATTTTTTACTTCATAAATCTATTTCCTATATATTTTAATTTACAAGCTAACGCTATTTCCACTTAACAATCATAGTGTTCATCGTATTGTAAGGCTTCCCGTGATAATTTGGCTTACCGTGCCTAACAGTATATATTAAATTCATGTCTTTATTAATTTCCGATATAGACATAGTTTTTAGACTTTCGTACATTGCCTTCTTGGGGTCTGTATGAAAAACCGTAGTGAATTGATAGGTTTTATTCCCCCAAGATGCTGCACTGACGCTGGAATAATAAGTTGTAAAATTGATAGGTTTCAGCGATTGAGGATCAAAGCTAACTAATTTAAATGCTGGATTGTTCCCGTGTATAGGTGTTATACCCGGGCAAGAAATAGCTACTTGAGTCATCTTTTTCCCTGTGGAATCGTATAATAAACGCAGCTCGTCCATATGCGTATGTCCATAAAAAATACCGACAATTGTAGATTGATATTTATCTGAGAGAGACAAAAAACTATTAAGCCAAAGGTTCTTCTTAGATGGCAATAATGCCCAATCTTTACCAGGCGGTATATGCATGGCGATATACACCTTTTCACCTTTGGACTGAGCATCCTTCAATTGTTCAGAGAGCCAATTCATTTCTGTATTGCCGGCCTTTATTTGTGAAATACCGTCTACCGAATGATATTTTTTTGCAAAAATGTTTGAATTGAGAGCGATCACCCTTAATCCATTTATGATCAATGCCGAATAATAACCCATCGTTGTATCAGGCATTGAAATAATATGTGTAGCAAGCTTCTTTGTTGATACGTTTAAAGCCGGAAAAGCCAAAATAGATTCATCAACTAATGAAAAAAGCGTTTGCTTATTTTGATTAGCAAAAGAATAATAATCCCCGGCAATAGGATCATTGTTACCAGGTATATAAAAAAGGGGAATACCATTTTTAGCCACGAGTTTTCTAAGATCGGAAAGCACTGTCATAATATTTTTATTG
The Arachidicoccus soli DNA segment above includes these coding regions:
- a CDS encoding isopenicillin N synthase family dioxygenase, whose protein sequence is MAIPVVDLSEFLGAEPNQRNLFVQKLGNAYEEVGFVAVKNHGIPQSLIDDLYKYVKTFFSLPINGKTAYQQAELAGQRGYTSFGQEHAKGFDAPDLKEFFQYGQTVEGENMPVEDYPPNISVDEVPQLSPTLYQAFRHFEKSGKALLSAIALYLGLGEHYFDQYVHNGNSIIRCIHYPPITQEPKSAIRAEQHEDINLITLLVGASADGLQVMNKNNEWVSATSEPDQIVVNVGDMLQRLTNNKLKSTTHRVVNPPREKWDTSRYSIPFFLHPRSEMSLACLSNCIDENHPKAYDDITAGEYLNERLREIGLKK
- a CDS encoding outer membrane beta-barrel protein, producing MRKYFIATILAFLAISTVNAQATDTTTVAGKDSLGLAQSKNIQAKKKNQFGNVDLSHRAGDHFMFQFGGLGWPGANGDYATKGFSREFNAAFMLDKPFKTNPHYSLGFGIGYSSSNAFFNKKNVDITAITTTLPVSTTSNVFKKYKVVLTYVEIPLELRYSANIENPSKGFRFALGLKGGLLLNAHSKGKNELDATGATVKGPAYIQKEYSKRFFNTTRVDGTMRISYGLLSLFGTYQLTPLLKSGSGPVIHPYSIGLGISIM
- the hflX gene encoding GTPase HflX, translated to MIDKQNRIKEEETAVLVGVIQEGQTETELTEYLDELSFLAETAGATTVKRFQQKLIQPDSRTFVGKGKLEEIANYIKNKNIDLLIFDDELTGSQIKNIQEVVKIKTIDRSDLILDIFARRARTAQAKVQVELAQYQYILPRLRGMWSHLERQGAGIGSRGPGETEIETDRRIVKDKISLLRKRLKEIDKQSFTQRKERGEFIRVSLVGYTNVGKSTIMNILSKSDVFAENKLFATLDTTTRKLVYENTPFLLSDTVGFIRKLPHHLVESFKSTLDEVREADILIHVVDISHEQHEDQLGIVNKILQEIGVVDKPVITVFNKMDLYAERNFDEWLQEDIKLQILKELNDKWHNITEGNSIFISAKEKQNIDELRNFILTRVREMYTIRYPYKTQYF
- a CDS encoding Rieske (2Fe-2S) protein, with product MPFYKIAETIADIAFNKNNLCNATFGGKQITLAKKETQLYAFAEKCPHAGSLLSEGHLDAKGCIVCPLHGYRFALQNGRNISGEGYQLKIFPTEKREDGCWYIEI
- the dnaN gene encoding DNA polymerase III subunit beta; translation: MKFIVSSSTLLKQLQQISGVISSNTVLPVLEDFLFEINEKKLTVVATDLETVMRIQINIESNENDRFCVPAKILLDTLKALPDQPLTFSIDESFAIEITSENGKYKIMGENPENFPKDPSDEASKSFTIPSSALLTAINKTLFAVSSDDLRPAMTGVFFELSEKEIQFVATDAHRLVKYKRTDVTPGEAGSFIVPRKPLNVLRNVLPDNEDILTISHTANHLFVKHENTSLICRLIDARFPDYKVVIPASNPYVMTLNKAAFAGGLRRLNVFANKSTNLVVLSISGSELLLNAQDVDFNFEGNERLTCQYNGEPIQIGFNAKFLSEMLGAADTEEVKVELSTPSKAGLIKPIEQEDNEDLLLLMMPLLIN
- a CDS encoding regulatory protein RecX is translated as MEVENILAELISENYLNEERFAKMFAGGKYRMKQWGRIKIINELKLKRVSPYNINIAVHEIDENDYLQTLEKLALKKWQSLKADQYILREVKTTKYLMQKGFEVNLIKTALQKIRSKE
- the mqnB gene encoding futalosine hydrolase; this translates as MKIIITSATKFEVEALKDSLMQNSGLNIQFHESGVGIMQSTFSIQKMMLVEKPNLVIQVGIAGTFDAKYGLGDVVIVNEEFLGSCGVEENGDWQDIFDLNLCESNKFPFQNLGLKNPFLKKFNLLHLPLVKGVTIDEISTKPHRIENLKTKYQCCIETMEGAALHYCGLQYQIPFLQIRGISNYVGERNKQHWQLKDSINNVCVKAFEILENGFL
- the htpG gene encoding molecular chaperone HtpG → MEKGQIRVQTENIFPIIKKFLYSEHDIFLRELISNAVDASQKIKTLSSIGEAKGELGDLRIDVSLDKENKTLTIADHGVGMTAEEVDKYLNQVAFSGAEEFLNKYKDASIIGHFGLGFYSAFMVSDKVDVYTKSFKDEPSTFWSCDGSPSYEIGETEKQERGTKIVLHINSDSEEFLDADKIRGILEKFCKFLPIPIFFEDKQINNTAPLWVKKPSELTDEDYKNFYKELYPFGEPPLFWIHLNVDYPFNLTGILYFPKIKQSYEIQKDKIQLYSNQVFVTDEVKDIVPEFLMLLHGVIDSPDIPLNVSRSYLQGDPNVRKINAHITKKVSDKLEEIFKNDRKSFEEKWESIGLFVKYGMMTEDKFLDKANKYFLMQDAQEEKQFYTLEEYKTAVEALQKNKEGKYVILYTTDLVQQDAYLKACAEKGYKAVRFETIVDAAFVNNMEMKWSDVQFTRVDADIVDNLIDKNESTESVLSKDEAESLKSLFGLQIPNLNVTVEVKGLSPETAPVLATRPEFMRRMKDMGAVSGGMASFYATMPDEVTLTVNGNHPIYQTLLKEKDKTQQEKQTRNLADLALLSQGLLKGSNLTDFINRSVELMS
- a CDS encoding metallophosphoesterase, with the protein product MSLNLWGCKTPQEAINSNSAQLVKNGAYFLFLSDIHLDASRHKTDSTQDTGLDLWQNCTIKLDSILNSPDPPKFVMCTGDLPAHYKCITGCFLTGEKLAAHNKNIMTVLSDLRKLVAKNGIPLFYIPGNNDPIAGDYYSFANQNKQTLFSLVDESILAFPALNVSTKKLATHIISMPDTTMGYYSALIINGLRVIALNSNIFAKKYHSVDGISQIKAGNTEMNWLSEQLKDAQSKGEKVYIAMHIPPGKDWALLPSKKNLWLNSFLSLSDKYQSTIVGIFYGHTHMDELRLLYDSTGKKMTQVAISCPGITPIHGNNPAFKLVSFDPQSLKPINFTTYYSSVSAASWGNKTYQFTTVFHTDPKKAMYESLKTMSISEINKDMNLIYTVRHGKPNYHGKPYNTMNTMIVKWK